In Zingiber officinale cultivar Zhangliang chromosome 1A, Zo_v1.1, whole genome shotgun sequence, a genomic segment contains:
- the LOC122020726 gene encoding FCS-Like Zinc finger 10-like has translation MLRAMNKVRKDQSTGQLSSDSFSDSRFSSNGLIQKARNTSLFSVPGLFMNANSKGLSDCESGTSPTSPLDFKNCSNPGNSFLGFPKSTSLDWKPKCWDCNKVGLSLVDVLSDDNKSSGEFLGLSGSGNILFGPQMRTNISCPKSHTNPSGEAPKSLPKDYGIYSQFHNKSTDLRRNSRMTLESKGAESESRDFGLLRSCSAEISGSSSPLSNSQVFPLDSKSAMGSINFDKYAEFIPASIGSSSRIITSISASEMERSEDYTCIISHGPNPKTTHIFGDCIIESPSFPPENYKNKNGKDQETYAWPLKSSKHSLPSSSNDFLSLCLYCNKKLEEGKDIYMYRGDRAFCSSDCRDREILNDEESEKATIASSSPPGPSFYEAIFFEDTAMAPHAS, from the exons ATGCTGAGGGCAATGAACAAGGTCCGTAAAGATCAGAGCACAGGGCAGCTATCATCTGATTCGTTTTCAGATTCTCGGTTCTCCTCTAATGGCCTGATTCAGAAGGCCAGGAACACCTCCCTCTTCAGTGTTCCTGGACTCTTTATGAACGCCAATTCCAAAGGCTTATCAGATTGTGAATCAGGCACGAGCCCTACTTCCCCTTTAGACTTCAAGAACTGCTCCAACCCTGGCAACTCTTTTCTTGGTTTCCCTAAATCGACCAGCCTTGACTGGAAGCCCAAATGCTGGGACTGTAACAAGGTAGGCCTGAGTCTGGTGGATGTTCTGAGCGATGACAACAAGTCTTCAGGGGAGTTCTTGGGACTGTCTGGGAGTGGGAACATCTTGTTCGGTCCACAGATGAGAACCAACATCTCATGCCCCAAATCTCACACCAATCCCTCTGGTGAAGCTCCCAAATCTTTGCCGAAAGACTATGGGATTTATTCACAGTTCCACAATAAATCAACTGATCTCCGAAGGAACTCGAGGATGACTCTTGAATCCAAAGGAGCTGAATCAGAATCCAGAGATTTTGGGTTGCTGAGATCTTGCTCTGCAGAAATAAGTGGATCATCCTCTCCACTGTCCAATTCTCAAGTCTTTCCATTAGATTCAAAAAGTGCAATGGGGAGCATAAATTTTGACAAATATGCTGAGTTCATCCCTGCATCGATCGGCTCATCTTCAAGAATCATCACGTCAATTTCAGCCAGCGAAATGGAGCGATCCGAGGACTACACTTGCATTATATCTCATGGCCCAAACCCTAAAACAACTCACATTTTTGGAGATTGTATAATTGAAAGCCCCAGCTTTCCTCCAGAAAATTATAAGAATAAGAACGGTAAAGACCAGGAAACTTATGCCTGGCCTTTGAAGTCCTCTAAACATTCTCTTCCTAGTTCCTCCAATGACTTTCTCAGCCTCTGCTTGTACTGCAATAAGAAGCTGGAAGAGGGGAAAGATATATACATGTATAG GGGTGATAGAGCTTTCTGCAGCAGTGACTGCCGTGACAGAGAAATTTTGAACGACGAAGAGTCGGAGAAGGCTACTATTGCTTCGTCTTCTCCTCCTGGCCCATCCTTCTATGAGGCAATCTTTTTCGAGGACACAGCCATGGCTCCACATGCTAGttga